The following DNA comes from Centroberyx gerrardi isolate f3 chromosome 4, fCenGer3.hap1.cur.20231027, whole genome shotgun sequence.
TGTTGAACGGTTCgtataaaatgacaaatgagtGAGTTGAGCTGGAACTAGTGGTGGCATCTGGCCTATtcttcactttgttttcatgtttataaAGTAGGATCTCGTTAATATGCTCCACTCATTACTCTCAGACAGAGAGGCTCCCCCTGGAACCATCATATATAATATCATACTAACGAGAAGTAGGGAGAATAAAGACAGATGACTTATGGCTGGTgagtgttctgtctgtgtgtgtgtgtgcatgtgtgtgtgtgtgtgtgtgtgtgtgtgtgtgtgtgtgtgtccgtgtgtttgtgtgcatctcTGGTTGCGGCTCGGTTTCTGTACAgcgtatgtgtgtctctgtatgtgtgttgtgtgtgtgtgtgtgtgtgtgtgtttgtgtccaacAGAGAGACTAATTAAAAGGCAAGAGAATATGCATGAAACAGCACACGCAGTTTTTACATTATCAAAAAAGACTGTCAGGCCTCTGAACATGCAGTTAGAAATATTCAACCTCTGGCAGAgcggagaggggaaaaaaaaagtctatggAGTTgtggcagaaaaaacaaaaaatcacaaAGTTTCTAAGTCTCTTCACACTAGTCCCGTTTCTTTGCGGGAGCTATATCCAAGACAACaaggagagcaggggagggagCAGCATTAGGAGGAGGGTGGGGCCTGCCAGATGATTGGCGCGCCCTCGTAGGGACTCCTGGTTGATCTCCTCCTGGCCGTGCGGGCCGTGCGGGGAGGCCGTGGCCGCCGGGTGGCCGCTGCGGTCGGAGCACATGTCGTAGAGGTTTCCGGAGAACTGCATCTTCTTGGATTCCTGGCGGAGGGACTCCCAGACGGCAGCGGCCTCGTCGGGACAGCCGGCCATCGCCACGTTGGCGCAGTCGTGGAACTCGTCCCACGACCTgcggagaggaagagaaagaggagggacaatgaggagggaggtgaggacACCTTCGCGGCATTTTCTGCTCACATTGTCTCTCATAACAAGAACTAACAGTGTTCGTTAGCAGTTGCTGTATTTGTCCTTGGCTGTCTCTGACTCTGCCTGCTCGTCTCTCACTCTCCCGCTCTATCTTCTCGTCTTCAGCCATCCACTTCCCtacttcctctctgtctgtcctgctgtcttCACCGTTCCTCTACTCTTCAATTTCCCTCCATGtcccatctccctctgtctcagttcttct
Coding sequences within:
- the nrn1la gene encoding neuritin 1-like a; the encoded protein is MHQRGKAAKHPGQLDSALTFMPMGSLESPGQLAPMSLDLLSPCPVAAASARRCHSIYKGFAQCLMALGDSLTDNARKDEDTHEIHSICRSWDEFHDCANVAMAGCPDEAAAVWESLRQESKKMQFSGNLYDMCSDRSGHPAATASPHGPHGQEEINQESLRGRANHLAGPTLLLMLLPPLLSLLSWI